A stretch of the Erinaceus europaeus chromosome 1, mEriEur2.1, whole genome shotgun sequence genome encodes the following:
- the AVP gene encoding vasopressin-neurophysin 2-copeptin, with the protein MPEALLPACLLGLLALTSACYFQNCPRGGKRAMSDLDLRQCLPCGPGGKGRCFGPSICCGDELGCFVGSAEALRCQEENYLPSPCQSGQKPCGSGGRCAAAGVCCSHESCVVEPECREGPGFHRRTRTSDQGNATQLDGPAGALLLRLVQLAAGPEPREPAKPGVY; encoded by the exons ATGCCCGAGgccctgctgcctgcctgcctgctcggCCTGCTGGCCCTCACCTCCGCCTGCTACTTCCAGAACTGCCCAAGGGGTGGCAAGAGGGCCATGTCAGACCTGGATCTGAGACAG tgtCTGCCCTGCGGCCCCGGCGGCAAAGGCCGCTGCTTCGGGCCCAGCATCTGCTGCGGGGACGAGCTGGGCTGCTTCGTGGGCTCGGCCGAGGCGCTGCGCTGCCAGGAGGAGAACTACCTGCCGTCGCCCTGCCAGTCGGGCCAGAAGCCGTGCGGGAGCGGGGGCCGCTGCGCCGCCGCGGGGGTCTGCTGCAGCCACG AGAGCTGCGTGGTCGAGCCCGAGTGCCGGGAAGGTCCGGGCTTCCACCGCCGCACCCGCACCAGCGACCAGGGCAACGCGACTCAGCTGGACGGGCCCGCCGGCGCTTTGCTGCTGCGCCTGGTGCAGCTGGCAGCGGGGCCCGAACCCAGGGAGCCCGCCAAGCCCGGAGTCTACTGA
- the OXT gene encoding oxytocin-neurophysin 1 produces MAAPGVACCLLGLLALSSACYIQNCPLGGKRAARELDVRQCLPCGPGGKGRCFGPSICCGDELGCFVGSAEALRCQEENYLPSPCQSGQKPCGSGGRCAAAGVCCSPDGCRMDPTCDPEAFAQR; encoded by the exons ATGGCTGCCCCCGGCGTCGCGTGCTGCCTGCTGGGCCTGCTGGCGCTGAGCTCCGCCTGCTACATCCAGAACTGCCCGCTGGGCGGCAAGAGGGCGGCGCGGGAGCTCGACGTGCGCCAG TGTCTGCCCTGCGGCCCCGGCGGCAAAGGCCGCTGCTTCGGGCCCAGCATCTGCTGCGGGGACGAGCTGGGCTGCTTCGTGGGCTCGGCCGAGGCGCTGCGCTGCCAGGAGGAGAACTACCTGCCGTCGCCCTGCCAGTCGGGCCAGAAGCCGTGCGGGAGCGGGGGCCGCTGCGCCGCCGCGGGGGTCTGCTGCAGCCCGG ACGGCTGCCGCATGGACCCCACCTGCGACCCCGAGGCCTTCGCCCAGCGCTGA